The genomic region AATGAAAGCCCTCCGCCCTTTTGTCGTTTGCGCCGCACTCGCCCTCCCCGCGCTCGCGAATGCGCAGGCCGCTGGTGACCGTCCCGCCGAGACCTACGAGGAAATCGAGCGTGGTCTCTACTTCTCGGTCCTCGGTGGTCCCCTCTTCATCGTCAATCCGCCCGCGTCCTCCGGACCCCGGCCCTTCTCGCCCGGACAGATGGCCGAGGTGGAGGTGGGCGTGGACATCGGCGATCGCCTGTCGATCGGCCTCTTCCTCCGGGGCGCCGTCAACCGGGCCGGCTCGGAGTACACGGGCAACTCCAACGGGGAGGCCTCGGGTGACTTCTCCTCGCTGGTGCCCGGCGCCGTGGCGCACGTGCGTCTGGTGAGCTTCCCCGACGCCCAGGAAGTGCCGCGCACGTGGATCTACGTGCGGGGTGGCGCGGGCTACGCCCTGTTCTGGCCGAAAGCGCTCCTGCCGGAATCCGACATTCTGGTATTCGCCGGACCGGGAGTGGAGTACTACACGCGCCTCCGGCACTTCTCGATTGGTGTCGAGGTGACGGCGAGCTTCTTCGTCAAGTCTCAGTCTTTCGGGTTCGCGCTGACGCCGAACCTTCGCTACGCGTTCTAGCGGGAGAATCACGTGCCTCAGGAGAATGGAAGCGGTGGGCCGCGCGGTGGACGGGGCCCGGGTGGTGCGCCCGGTCAGGGTCCTCGCCGGGATGGCCCGGGTGGTTTTTCGTTTGGTGACCGCGAAGGCGGGCGGGGTGGTGGCGGCCGGGGTCGGGGTCGGGATCGCTCGGAAGGTCCGGTCGGCCCCGCGCAGCGGGTCATCGCCGACCTGAGTGTTCTGGAGAAGGCGCT from Cystobacter fuscus DSM 2262 harbors:
- the cglE gene encoding adventurous gliding motility protein CglE → MKALRPFVVCAALALPALANAQAAGDRPAETYEEIERGLYFSVLGGPLFIVNPPASSGPRPFSPGQMAEVEVGVDIGDRLSIGLFLRGAVNRAGSEYTGNSNGEASGDFSSLVPGAVAHVRLVSFPDAQEVPRTWIYVRGGAGYALFWPKALLPESDILVFAGPGVEYYTRLRHFSIGVEVTASFFVKSQSFGFALTPNLRYAF